The genomic DNA TGCCATTACGACGCAAATTGCGGATCGGTCGTCCCATTCGAGGTCCGGCAAGTCTTTGAGTTTTCCATCGGCTGCAGCGAAGAGAACTTCGTACAGGTCAGACTTGAGTCGCATCAAAACCGGTTGCGCTTCCGGGTCTCCCAGGCGAACGTTGTACTCGAGGACTTTTGGTCCCTGTTTTGTCAGCATCAGACCGGCGTACAAGACACCTTTGAATTCCGAGCCATTCTTTCGCATCGTGTGTATTGTCGGAATGAGAATCTTTGAGATCACTTCATCGATCAGTTCCGGAGTTGCGAACGGTGCAGGGGTGTAGGCTCCCATTCCACCGGTGTTTGGGCCTTCATCGCCATCGTAGGCTGCTTTATGATCCTGTGCCGGTTCGAGGGTGACGATCGTTCTTCCGTCGACGAGTGCGAGCACGCTCACTTCTTGTCCTTCGAGAACTTCCTCGATGATGATTTTTTTCCCTGCGTCACCGAAGACTTTTTGCGTCAGCATTTGATGGATCGCTTCGATGGCATCTGCTTTGTTGGAGCAAACCGAAACGCCCTTCCCGGCGGCCAGTCCATCCGCTTTGATGACGAACGATTCCTCTTCTCGTTCCTGTACGAATTGAACAGCGTCAGTCGCGTCGGTGAAGATCCAGTAGTCCGCTGTGGGGACATTTGCACGGCGCATGATCTCCTTGCAGAAAATTTTACTTCCTTCCAAAGCCGCAGCTGCTTTCGATGGGCCGAAAATTCGAAGCCCCTGTGCTTTGAAGTGGTCAGAGATCCCTGCCACGAGTGGGACTTCAGGGCCGACGACCGTCAGGTCGATTTCATTCTCTTTTGCGAAGGCTGCCAAACGCTCACAATCGTCAGCTGCGATATCAACATTCGTGGCATCCTCAGCTGTCCCAGCGTTTCCGGGGGCACAGAAGACTTCGCTCACCTTTGGTGATTGACTCAATTTCCAAACGAGAGCGTGCTCACGCCCTCCTTGTCCGACAACAAGTACCTTCGCCATAATTCCAAACCTCGATCAATTGCGGTCTCTGACTGCAATTTTCTAGCTGCTGTTGATTCTTATTATTGTTTTGAACGTTTATGCAATCCCCGCCAGATCGTCATGACGACTGATTGGGATCTGGCTGACGGACGCCACTTGTGCCTGGGCGGAAGTCTCGCCGTATTTATTGACCCGTCGAAATTCTCCCGCTGAAACCGTCTCGAACCAGTCCGGAAAACTCTGGAGTCGTCGCTTTTCTCACAGTATTAGAGAGCAATTTCAGGTTTCATGATCAGTTCGAATCTGATTCATGAATTCTGCGTCTTGTGGAAAAGGTCGATTCATTCTCTGGGAATCGCTCTTTACGCAAACCGGAAACACGAAAGTCTTCTAAGATTCAAAATTCTCTGAAGAAGTTTATTCACCGCAGGGGCTCAATCGGAAGCGAGTGAGGCCACTGTTCAGAAGAATCTCGGTGAGAAACCGTCGACAATGATTTCAGTCCGATCTCATCGTCATTATAGTTGCCGGAGTCTCAACTCGCGAGCGGAGACTCTGAGCAATTTCAATTAGGAATACGCGTTGGAATTGCACCAGCCGAGCCTATTTGCATCGTTTCTGCGGTGAGTGTTGTCTCAGAGAAGGCTTCCGCGAGACAAAAAAACGAGATTGCAAAGCGAAACTGAAATAGTCAGCCCCGAGAGTCGCATCGACTTGAGTATTTCTTAAAACTGATCCTGAAACTTGAATTCGCTCGCTTAAACACTGAGATAAGTGACTTTTCCATAAGTATTCGGACTGATTCAAATGCTTGTCGTGCCTGTGGGTGTGGGGATGACTCTCACAGCTTCATCGGCCGTTCACTTAGGTAAAGAGTGGCGGTCAGGATTGGATTGAATTATGAGCCTGGACGAAAATCGATTTGCCACACTTCAAGGACTGACTGCTGTTGTCACTGGGGCCTCTTCAGGCATCGGGCGAGCGATGGCATTGGAATTTGCCCGAGGTGGGGCAAATGTTGTGGTTCATTATGCGAAGTCTATCGACGCAGCTACTCAGGTCGTCGCTGAGGCCTCTCGTTTTGGCGTGGCAGCCAGCAAGATTCAGGCGGACTTGGGGGGGGTGAATCACGAAGGGTTCGTTCAATCGGTGGAAGAGGTTTCAGGTCCGGTTGATATTTGGGTCAACAATGCTGGAGTCGACTTGCTGACAGGGGCTGGGGCACAGCTTGCATATGAGGATAAGTTGACAAAACTGTTAGAGGTCGATGTTGCCGGAAGCCTCCACTTGAGCCGTGCGATCGGTCGGCGCATGAAAATGCGTGGCTCGGGGGTGATTCTCAATATTGGTTGGGATCAGGCTGACCGAGGAATGGAAGGGGACAGCGCAGAGCTGTTTTCTACCGCGAAAAATGCAGTGATGGGTGCGACTCGGTCATTGGCTGTCTCTTTGGCGCCGGAAATTCGAGTCAATTGTATTGCTCCCGGATGGATACAGACGGCTTGGGGAGATCAGGCGAGCACGGATTGGCAGGAGCGAGTTTTGCAAGAAACTCCGTTGAAGCGGTGGGGGCAACCGGAAGATATTGCCAAACTTGCTCGATTTTTGGTCAGTTCAGACGCTTCATACCTGACGGGACAGGTAATCAATGCAAATGGTGGCGCAATTCGTTGAGAGTTGCCTTGACGTCCAGAGTCAACAGTTTCTAAACTCTTCGATCGCTAGAGCATTGGTGAGATTTCACCAGACTTCAGCGGGTGTAGCTCAGTGGTAGAGCACCACGTTGCCAACGTGGTTGTCGAGGGTTCAAATCCCTTCACCCGCTCTTAAAGATAAATACGAGGAGATAAGTCTTCGATCGCTGAAGGCTGATCTCTCCAAGCTGGTCATAATCGATTTATCTTGATAACGCAGAAGTAGAGTGCGATGGATGACATTCTCTTATGACGGAGAGTGTCCCGCAGCGAACGCACGATGATCAGTAACTGTGATCAGAAGTTGTGTGCTCGATATCATAGTGATCATAAGAATTGTGATTACGCAGGGCATTGCGACAACGAATTAACATACTCTTGTTTGGCCGTGATCCTGGCGGGTTACCGGCCGTTTTTTTTCTAAAGTCTGGCGATACTAGCTCGATCTTCGATACGATCTTTCTATCATCAGGTGAATTGAACTATTAAACGTTTTTGTCAAACCAGCCATGCTGGGGGGTAGTCGACGTGTCTGAAGAAATTGATCAGAACGCTGAAGTACAGGCTGATGGCGATGTTGGAGTCGCAGAAGCAGAACAGGCAGCTGAATCCAAAATGGACTTGAACGTCACGATTGAAGACGTTGGTCCATGTAAAAAGCATGTTCGAGTCTCCGTGCCACGGAATTCTATTGACGAAGTTTTTTCAGAACTCCTTGAAGAATACGCTGAAAAAGCGGAAGTTCCGGGATTCCGAACTGGAAATGTTCCAGCTTCGCTGGTCGCAAAACGCTTCAAGAGCGAGATCTCAGAGCAAGCGAAGCAACGGGTTCTGATGGCAAGCCTTGAGCAGCTTGGCGAAGATTCTGACCTTGACCCAATCAATGAGCCAAACCTCGACCTCGAAAGTATCGAAATCCCCGAAGAAGGTGACTTCGAATATGAGTTCGACGTTGAAGTTCGTCCCTCGTTCGATTTGCCTGAGTACAAAGGGCTGAAGGTCGAGCGTCCAAATCGCGAGACGACCGAAGAAGAAATCGACGCCTACCTTGAGCAATTCCTTGAGCAGTACGGTTCATTGGCTCCGGTTGAGGCACCTGCTGAAGAGGGTGACTACGTAACCGTCGACGTCGAAGCATCTTACGACGGAAAAACTCTCACTAAGATTGACGATGTTTCTGTTCGCGTTCGACCGACTCTCCGGTTTCAGGATGCAGAGCTTGAAGGATTTGCGGACTTCATCAAAGGGGCTTCCGCAGGCGACTCACGTGAAGCGGATGTGACTGTTTCGATGGAAGCCGACACAATCGGCATGCGAGGCGAGTCTGTCCATCTGACTTTTAAGGTCTTGGACGTCAAACGAATTGAAACTCCAGAACTCAACGAAGAGTTCCTTGGCCGAATTGGAGCTTCGTCCGTTGAGGATCTTCGTGATCAAGTACGGCAAATGCTCGATCGTCAGGTGAAATACGAACAACGGCAAGCCACACGTCGCATGGTGATGGAGAAAATCACTGAGTCGGCATCTTGGGAACTGCCAGAAGATCTCGTGAACAAGCAAGTTGATAATGCCTTGCGTCGTGAAATCCTTGAGCT from Thalassoglobus polymorphus includes the following:
- a CDS encoding SDR family NAD(P)-dependent oxidoreductase — its product is MSLDENRFATLQGLTAVVTGASSGIGRAMALEFARGGANVVVHYAKSIDAATQVVAEASRFGVAASKIQADLGGVNHEGFVQSVEEVSGPVDIWVNNAGVDLLTGAGAQLAYEDKLTKLLEVDVAGSLHLSRAIGRRMKMRGSGVILNIGWDQADRGMEGDSAELFSTAKNAVMGATRSLAVSLAPEIRVNCIAPGWIQTAWGDQASTDWQERVLQETPLKRWGQPEDIAKLARFLVSSDASYLTGQVINANGGAIR
- the purD gene encoding phosphoribosylamine--glycine ligase produces the protein MAKVLVVGQGGREHALVWKLSQSPKVSEVFCAPGNAGTAEDATNVDIAADDCERLAAFAKENEIDLTVVGPEVPLVAGISDHFKAQGLRIFGPSKAAAALEGSKIFCKEIMRRANVPTADYWIFTDATDAVQFVQEREEESFVIKADGLAAGKGVSVCSNKADAIEAIHQMLTQKVFGDAGKKIIIEEVLEGQEVSVLALVDGRTIVTLEPAQDHKAAYDGDEGPNTGGMGAYTPAPFATPELIDEVISKILIPTIHTMRKNGSEFKGVLYAGLMLTKQGPKVLEYNVRLGDPEAQPVLMRLKSDLYEVLFAAADGKLKDLPDLEWDDRSAICVVMASEGYPGPISKGHSIRGLDEAAKTPETKVFHAGTAIDGGNVTNTGGRVLGVTSLGNDLSEAKKRAYEAIKCIRWQGAWCRKDISDKARSSEPAPE
- the tig gene encoding trigger factor, which encodes MSEEIDQNAEVQADGDVGVAEAEQAAESKMDLNVTIEDVGPCKKHVRVSVPRNSIDEVFSELLEEYAEKAEVPGFRTGNVPASLVAKRFKSEISEQAKQRVLMASLEQLGEDSDLDPINEPNLDLESIEIPEEGDFEYEFDVEVRPSFDLPEYKGLKVERPNRETTEEEIDAYLEQFLEQYGSLAPVEAPAEEGDYVTVDVEASYDGKTLTKIDDVSVRVRPTLRFQDAELEGFADFIKGASAGDSREADVTVSMEADTIGMRGESVHLTFKVLDVKRIETPELNEEFLGRIGASSVEDLRDQVRQMLDRQVKYEQRQATRRMVMEKITESASWELPEDLVNKQVDNALRREILELQQAGFTSKEILARENDLRQNSLSMTRQNLQEHFVLDRIAEQENIEVSDEDLDMEIFSMAMQKGENPRRVRARMIKNGTIENLEAQIRERKAVDVILDSAEFTDIEMPPTVSNNIEALNRSVCRTTSQSDIDADADDEEGDEE